The proteins below are encoded in one region of Helianthus annuus cultivar XRQ/B chromosome 2, HanXRQr2.0-SUNRISE, whole genome shotgun sequence:
- the LOC110910638 gene encoding dentin sialophosphoprotein isoform X4: MHGGGVASGGSVAKGKRKTSHQLAILEKTYAENSFPSEQLRAKLSVQLDLTEPQVDNWFRYRRSKDERWSCYRRSKDKKRGSDKIGYNPWRNTNNCTPKKKLKSSDSEDASDSSDSDGGDAPFKKKQCGLVDNVSPMPDSSSDSEDASDSSDSDGGDVPFKKKQCGLVDNVSPMPISSSDSEDASDSDDSSDSDDADVLLFKKKCRVLVDKVSPMPNSTGYNMGKTKKCAWRNTNNCIPKKKPKSSDSEDVSDSDSDSDSNSDVGALFKKKHRELVDSVSPMSDCLLDGGGGGDSGGDGELLVPKPEQCELAENVSPMSDSVFICISPSSKTYSHSKSVSTFKLHLKSVMACNDEVVMVLETKRNPQVWKHFDLCLMSDSHEMARCKGCGKFMKATANSTLRKHTDRHCPVTKATAKKSEGGESSGTGSSKLEVSSSYQSDVVCIQGYKVKRSNATILEAIIKKHGDIAVNCVFKTDSVRSSILEVVCEVVRRIQTDNVIEIGEDIERQLSDAEAANINVSWIRAHFEAFNNRKETSKTYSLLTEMKLNTVLVKRAAQMDLRDKSAKLVAAQEEFKKVERCVQVLHLVEKNLNDNILESKSKLDSWVKPPVV; the protein is encoded by the exons ATGCATGGTGGCGGCGTTGCTAGCGGCGGTTCGGTGGCGAAAGGGAAGAGGAAGACATCTCATCAGTTGGCGATTCTTGAGAAAACTTATGcag AGAATTCATTTCCATCGGAGCAGCTTCGAGCAAAGCTATCAGTGCAGTTGGATTTAACAGAGCCGCAAGTGGATAATTGGTTTCGTTATCGGAGGTCCAAAGATGAAAGATGGTCATGTTATCGGAGGTCCAAAGATAAAAAAAGGGGGTCAGATAAG ATCGGTTATAATCCCTGGAGAAATACAAACAATTGCACACCAAAGAAGAAACTAAAG TCATCTGATTCCGAGGATGCTTCCGATTCTTCTGATTCTGATGGTGGTGATGCACCCTTTAAGAAGAAACAATGTGGGTTGGTTGACAATGTGTCTCCTATGCCGGATTCT TCATCTGATTCTGAGGATGCTTCCGATTCTTCTGATTCCGATGGTGGTGATGTACCCTTTAAGAAGAAACAATGCGGGTTGGTTGACAATGTGTCTCCTATGCCAATTTCT TCATCTGATTCTGAGGATGCttctgattctgatgattctTCTGATTCCGATGATGCTGATGTACTACTCTTTAAGAAGAAATGCCGTGTGTTGGTTGACAAAGTGTCTCCTATGCCAAATTCT ACTGGTTATAATATGGGCAAGACAAAGAAATGCGCTTGGAGAAACACAAACAATTGCATACCAAAGAAGAAACCAAAG TCATCTGATTCTGAGGATgtttctgattctgattctgattccgATTCTAATTCTGATGTTGGTGCACTCTTTAAGAAGAAACACCGGGAGTTGGTTGACAGTGTGTCTCCTATGTCAGATTGT TTACTTGACGGTGGCGGTGGAGGTGacagtggtggtgatggtgaacTCTTAGTCCCGAAGCCGGAACAATGTGAGTTGGCAGAAAATGTGTCTCCTATGTCAGATTCT GTATTTATATGCATATCACCATCAAGCAAAACTTACTCCCACTCAAAATCGGTTTCAACTTTCAAGTTACACCTCAAATCAGTTATGGCGTGCAACGATGAAGTGGTCatggttttggaaaccaaaagaaaCCCCCAAGTTTGGAAGCACTTTGATCTGTGCTTGATGTCCGATAGCCATGAAATGGCACGGTGCAAAGGTTGTGGGAAGTTCATGAAGGCTACGGCGAACTCGACGCTTAGAAAACACACCGATCGTCATTGTCCGGTGACAAAAGCTACGGCGAAGAAAAGTGAAGGCGGTGAATCATCCGGAACCGGTTCTTCGAAG CTGGAAGTGTCCTCATCTTATCAAAGTGACGTAGTTTGTATCCAAGGCTACAAAGTGAAGCGAAGTAATGCAACAATTCTTGAAGCCATTATCAAGAAACACGGTGACATTGCAGTTAACTGTGTATTCAAAACAGATTCTGTGAGATCATCAATCCTTGAGGTTGTTTGTGAAGTTGTCAGGCGGATTCAAACGGATAATGTTATTGAGATAGGGGAAGATATAGAGCGCCAATTGTCGGATGCTGAAGCCGCCAACATTAATGTTTCATGGATTCGAGCACACTTTGAAGCCTTTAACAATAGGAAGGAGACCAGTAAAACGTATAGTTTGCTTACGGAAATGAAATTAAACACCGTTTTGGTTAAAAGAGCGGCTCAGATGGATTTGAGGGATAAAAGTGCAAAGCTCGTTGCTGCGCAAGAGGAGTTTAAAAAGGTTGAAAGGTGTGTGCAAGTGTTGCATCTTGTTGAAAAGAATCTAAATGACAACATCTTGGAATCTAAGTCTAAACTAGACTCATGGGTAAAGCCTCCAGTTGTATAG
- the LOC110910638 gene encoding dentin sialophosphoprotein isoform X8 yields the protein MHGGGVASGGSVAKGKRKTSHQLAILEKTYAENSFPSEQLRAKLSVQLDLTEPQVDNWFRYRRSKDERWSCYRRSKDKKRGSDKIGYNPWRNTNNCTPKKKLKSSDSEDASDSSDSDGGDAPFKKKQCGLVDNVSPMPDSSSDSEDASDSSDSDGGDVPFKKKQCGLVDNVSPMPISTGYNMGKTKKRAWRNTNNCIPKKKLKSSDSEDASDSDDSSDSDDADVLLFKKKCRVLVDKVSPMPNSTGYNMGKTKKCAWRNTNNCIPKKKPKSSDSEDVSDSDSDSDSNSDVGALFKKKHRELVDSVSPMSDCLLDGGGGGDSGGDGELLVPKPEQCELAENVSPMSDSVFICISPSSKTYSHSKSVSTFKLHLKSVMACNDEVVMVLETKRNPQVWKHFDLCLMSDSHEMARCKGCGKFMKATANSTLRKHTDRHCPVTKATAKKSEGGESSGTGSSKVCWKCPHLIKVT from the exons ATGCATGGTGGCGGCGTTGCTAGCGGCGGTTCGGTGGCGAAAGGGAAGAGGAAGACATCTCATCAGTTGGCGATTCTTGAGAAAACTTATGcag AGAATTCATTTCCATCGGAGCAGCTTCGAGCAAAGCTATCAGTGCAGTTGGATTTAACAGAGCCGCAAGTGGATAATTGGTTTCGTTATCGGAGGTCCAAAGATGAAAGATGGTCATGTTATCGGAGGTCCAAAGATAAAAAAAGGGGGTCAGATAAG ATCGGTTATAATCCCTGGAGAAATACAAACAATTGCACACCAAAGAAGAAACTAAAG TCATCTGATTCCGAGGATGCTTCCGATTCTTCTGATTCTGATGGTGGTGATGCACCCTTTAAGAAGAAACAATGTGGGTTGGTTGACAATGTGTCTCCTATGCCGGATTCT TCATCTGATTCTGAGGATGCTTCCGATTCTTCTGATTCCGATGGTGGTGATGTACCCTTTAAGAAGAAACAATGCGGGTTGGTTGACAATGTGTCTCCTATGCCAATTTCT ACTGGTTATAATATGGGCAAGACAAAGAAACGCGCTTGGAGAAACACAAACAATTGCATACCAAAGAAGAAACTAAAG TCATCTGATTCTGAGGATGCttctgattctgatgattctTCTGATTCCGATGATGCTGATGTACTACTCTTTAAGAAGAAATGCCGTGTGTTGGTTGACAAAGTGTCTCCTATGCCAAATTCT ACTGGTTATAATATGGGCAAGACAAAGAAATGCGCTTGGAGAAACACAAACAATTGCATACCAAAGAAGAAACCAAAG TCATCTGATTCTGAGGATgtttctgattctgattctgattccgATTCTAATTCTGATGTTGGTGCACTCTTTAAGAAGAAACACCGGGAGTTGGTTGACAGTGTGTCTCCTATGTCAGATTGT TTACTTGACGGTGGCGGTGGAGGTGacagtggtggtgatggtgaacTCTTAGTCCCGAAGCCGGAACAATGTGAGTTGGCAGAAAATGTGTCTCCTATGTCAGATTCT GTATTTATATGCATATCACCATCAAGCAAAACTTACTCCCACTCAAAATCGGTTTCAACTTTCAAGTTACACCTCAAATCAGTTATGGCGTGCAACGATGAAGTGGTCatggttttggaaaccaaaagaaaCCCCCAAGTTTGGAAGCACTTTGATCTGTGCTTGATGTCCGATAGCCATGAAATGGCACGGTGCAAAGGTTGTGGGAAGTTCATGAAGGCTACGGCGAACTCGACGCTTAGAAAACACACCGATCGTCATTGTCCGGTGACAAAAGCTACGGCGAAGAAAAGTGAAGGCGGTGAATCATCCGGAACCGGTTCTTCGAAGGTTTG CTGGAAGTGTCCTCATCTTATCAAAGTGACGTAG
- the LOC110910638 gene encoding dentin sialophosphoprotein isoform X9: MHGGGVASGGSVAKGKRKTSHQLAILEKTYAENSFPSEQLRAKLSVQLDLTEPQVDNWFRYRRSKDERWSCYRRSKDKKRGSDKIGYNPWRNTNNCTPKKKLKSSDSEDASDSSDSDGGDAPFKKKQCGLVDNVSPMPDSSSDSEDASDSSDSDGGDVPFKKKQCGLVDNVSPMPISTGYNMGKTKKRAWRNTNNCIPKKKLKSSDSEDASDSDDSSDSDDADVLLFKKKCRVLVDKVSPMPNSTGYNMGKTKKCAWRNTNNCIPKKKPKSSDSEDVSDSDSDSDSNSDVGALFKKKHRELVDSVSPMSDCLLDGGGGGDSGGDGELLVPKPEQCELAENVSPMSDSLHLKSVMACNDEVVMVLETKRNPQVWKHFDLCLMSDSHEMARCKGCGKFMKATANSTLRKHTDRHCPVTKATAKKSEGGESSGTGSSKVCWKCPHLIKVT; this comes from the exons ATGCATGGTGGCGGCGTTGCTAGCGGCGGTTCGGTGGCGAAAGGGAAGAGGAAGACATCTCATCAGTTGGCGATTCTTGAGAAAACTTATGcag AGAATTCATTTCCATCGGAGCAGCTTCGAGCAAAGCTATCAGTGCAGTTGGATTTAACAGAGCCGCAAGTGGATAATTGGTTTCGTTATCGGAGGTCCAAAGATGAAAGATGGTCATGTTATCGGAGGTCCAAAGATAAAAAAAGGGGGTCAGATAAG ATCGGTTATAATCCCTGGAGAAATACAAACAATTGCACACCAAAGAAGAAACTAAAG TCATCTGATTCCGAGGATGCTTCCGATTCTTCTGATTCTGATGGTGGTGATGCACCCTTTAAGAAGAAACAATGTGGGTTGGTTGACAATGTGTCTCCTATGCCGGATTCT TCATCTGATTCTGAGGATGCTTCCGATTCTTCTGATTCCGATGGTGGTGATGTACCCTTTAAGAAGAAACAATGCGGGTTGGTTGACAATGTGTCTCCTATGCCAATTTCT ACTGGTTATAATATGGGCAAGACAAAGAAACGCGCTTGGAGAAACACAAACAATTGCATACCAAAGAAGAAACTAAAG TCATCTGATTCTGAGGATGCttctgattctgatgattctTCTGATTCCGATGATGCTGATGTACTACTCTTTAAGAAGAAATGCCGTGTGTTGGTTGACAAAGTGTCTCCTATGCCAAATTCT ACTGGTTATAATATGGGCAAGACAAAGAAATGCGCTTGGAGAAACACAAACAATTGCATACCAAAGAAGAAACCAAAG TCATCTGATTCTGAGGATgtttctgattctgattctgattccgATTCTAATTCTGATGTTGGTGCACTCTTTAAGAAGAAACACCGGGAGTTGGTTGACAGTGTGTCTCCTATGTCAGATTGT TTACTTGACGGTGGCGGTGGAGGTGacagtggtggtgatggtgaacTCTTAGTCCCGAAGCCGGAACAATGTGAGTTGGCAGAAAATGTGTCTCCTATGTCAGATTCT TTACACCTCAAATCAGTTATGGCGTGCAACGATGAAGTGGTCatggttttggaaaccaaaagaaaCCCCCAAGTTTGGAAGCACTTTGATCTGTGCTTGATGTCCGATAGCCATGAAATGGCACGGTGCAAAGGTTGTGGGAAGTTCATGAAGGCTACGGCGAACTCGACGCTTAGAAAACACACCGATCGTCATTGTCCGGTGACAAAAGCTACGGCGAAGAAAAGTGAAGGCGGTGAATCATCCGGAACCGGTTCTTCGAAGGTTTG CTGGAAGTGTCCTCATCTTATCAAAGTGACGTAG
- the LOC110910638 gene encoding dentin sialophosphoprotein isoform X10, translated as MHGGGVASGGSVAKGKRKTSHQLAILEKTYAENSFPSEQLRAKLSVQLDLTEPQVDNWFRYRRSKDERWSCYRRSKDKKRGSDKIGYNPWRNTNNCTPKKKLKSSDSEDASDSSDSDGGDAPFKKKQCGLVDNVSPMPDSSSDSEDASDSSDSDGGDVPFKKKQCGLVDNVSPMPISTGYNMGKTKKRAWRNTNNCIPKKKLKSSDSEDASDSDDSSDSDDADVLLFKKKCRVLVDKVSPMPNSTGYNMGKTKKCAWRNTNNCIPKKKPKSSDSEDVSDSDSDSDSNSDVGALFKKKHRELVDSVSPMSDCLLDGGGGGDSGGDGELLVPKPEQCELAENVSPMSDSLWRATMKWSWFWKPKETPKFGSTLICA; from the exons ATGCATGGTGGCGGCGTTGCTAGCGGCGGTTCGGTGGCGAAAGGGAAGAGGAAGACATCTCATCAGTTGGCGATTCTTGAGAAAACTTATGcag AGAATTCATTTCCATCGGAGCAGCTTCGAGCAAAGCTATCAGTGCAGTTGGATTTAACAGAGCCGCAAGTGGATAATTGGTTTCGTTATCGGAGGTCCAAAGATGAAAGATGGTCATGTTATCGGAGGTCCAAAGATAAAAAAAGGGGGTCAGATAAG ATCGGTTATAATCCCTGGAGAAATACAAACAATTGCACACCAAAGAAGAAACTAAAG TCATCTGATTCCGAGGATGCTTCCGATTCTTCTGATTCTGATGGTGGTGATGCACCCTTTAAGAAGAAACAATGTGGGTTGGTTGACAATGTGTCTCCTATGCCGGATTCT TCATCTGATTCTGAGGATGCTTCCGATTCTTCTGATTCCGATGGTGGTGATGTACCCTTTAAGAAGAAACAATGCGGGTTGGTTGACAATGTGTCTCCTATGCCAATTTCT ACTGGTTATAATATGGGCAAGACAAAGAAACGCGCTTGGAGAAACACAAACAATTGCATACCAAAGAAGAAACTAAAG TCATCTGATTCTGAGGATGCttctgattctgatgattctTCTGATTCCGATGATGCTGATGTACTACTCTTTAAGAAGAAATGCCGTGTGTTGGTTGACAAAGTGTCTCCTATGCCAAATTCT ACTGGTTATAATATGGGCAAGACAAAGAAATGCGCTTGGAGAAACACAAACAATTGCATACCAAAGAAGAAACCAAAG TCATCTGATTCTGAGGATgtttctgattctgattctgattccgATTCTAATTCTGATGTTGGTGCACTCTTTAAGAAGAAACACCGGGAGTTGGTTGACAGTGTGTCTCCTATGTCAGATTGT TTACTTGACGGTGGCGGTGGAGGTGacagtggtggtgatggtgaacTCTTAGTCCCGAAGCCGGAACAATGTGAGTTGGCAGAAAATGTGTCTCCTATGTCAGATTCT TTATGGCGTGCAACGATGAAGTGGTCatggttttggaaaccaaaagaaaCCCCCAAGTTTGGAAGCACTTTGATCTGTGCTTGA